In the Alicycliphilus denitrificans K601 genome, CACGGAATCAGCATTTCCGAGTTTTTGCGCCAAACGCTGGTGCAGGGCGTGATCGCAGAAAACGTGCAAGACATCGAGCAGCGGCTGCGCCGCCTTCTCGATGAAATCCGCGCTGGCGGGCAGGGTGGCGGAAAGGTCGAGATTCCCGATGAACTGTGGCTTTCGGTCTTCACTGCGGAGTACATGCTGGCGGCGATTGTTGAGGCGCGTGACGTGCAGCAGTTGTACGAAGCGCAGAACAAGGCGAAGGCAAAGCTCAAGCGAGTGAAAGGA is a window encoding:
- a CDS encoding plasmid mobilization protein, which produces MPRAKGTGKGPTERFNIRLDEDTAGFYRTKANEHGISISEFLRQTLVQGVIAENVQDIEQRLRRLLDEIRAGGQGGGKVEIPDELWLSVFTAEYMLAAIVEARDVQQLYEAQNKAKAKLKRVKGG